Proteins encoded within one genomic window of Dyadobacter chenhuakuii:
- a CDS encoding serine hydrolase, with the protein MRPLLYLITTALLSVAHISTIFAQSDKLSPKLSARADSLFSEWNKPGSPGAAVGVVHQGKLIYAKGFGESDVETGAKNGPQTIFHVASVSKQFTAYGIVLLAQQGKISLDDDIRKHIPEVPDFGKTITIRHLIHHTSGLRDQWNLLVMAGWQLDDVITKQHVFNLIKRQKELNFEPGSAFAYCNTGYTLLAEVVSRVGKKPFAEWMQQEVFKPLGMKNTLFYDNQEQIVKGRAYSFHKSQEKDGRFEKAILSYGNVGATSLFTTVNDLLFWMNNFRTSQLGGPAVMKQMLERGRITKGDTLPYAFGLAHGTYRGLAYYGHNGADAGFRSSITYFPKEDYGFIVLSNQAEFAPEKKAFDVAGIYMGSLFKEDKSVAKKSAESPKNENYKFDSTLFRQYAGSYELTEAPGFILNFRKEGDRYMTQATGQQAVEMFPSSDSTFYLKVVEASIVFHKPKEGKVTKITLRQNGEHPGNRVEPKQDKDISKADFAGQYYSPELETLYTISFKDDKLKLVHVHHGEVDLNVVNKDRLNAPWWFVQNIEMVRGKAGEITGLRMTNGRVANLWFKKLPENFAKE; encoded by the coding sequence ATGAGACCGCTACTTTACCTGATCACCACGGCGCTGCTTTCCGTTGCGCACATCTCAACCATTTTTGCGCAGTCCGACAAACTTTCGCCCAAGCTTTCGGCCAGGGCTGATTCGCTGTTTTCGGAATGGAACAAGCCGGGCAGTCCCGGGGCGGCAGTGGGCGTGGTTCATCAGGGTAAACTGATATATGCCAAAGGTTTTGGAGAATCGGATGTAGAAACAGGCGCGAAAAACGGACCGCAGACCATATTTCACGTCGCATCTGTGTCCAAACAGTTTACAGCTTACGGCATTGTATTGCTGGCCCAGCAGGGGAAAATTTCGCTGGATGACGACATTCGGAAGCACATTCCGGAAGTCCCGGATTTTGGTAAAACCATTACAATCCGTCACCTGATCCACCACACAAGCGGACTGCGCGACCAATGGAACCTCCTGGTTATGGCGGGCTGGCAGCTTGATGATGTCATTACAAAGCAACACGTTTTTAATCTGATCAAAAGGCAAAAAGAGTTGAATTTTGAGCCAGGCTCTGCCTTTGCGTACTGCAACACCGGTTATACTTTGCTGGCTGAGGTGGTCAGCCGAGTTGGTAAAAAGCCGTTCGCCGAATGGATGCAGCAAGAGGTTTTCAAGCCGTTGGGAATGAAAAATACATTGTTTTACGATAACCAGGAGCAGATTGTAAAAGGGCGCGCCTATTCCTTTCATAAATCACAGGAAAAAGACGGCCGATTTGAGAAAGCCATTCTGAGCTATGGTAATGTAGGTGCAACGAGCTTGTTTACAACTGTTAATGATCTGTTGTTCTGGATGAACAACTTCCGCACTTCACAGCTGGGCGGACCCGCGGTGATGAAACAAATGCTCGAACGCGGCCGTATTACCAAGGGCGATACATTGCCTTACGCTTTCGGCCTGGCGCACGGAACATACAGAGGTTTGGCTTATTATGGCCATAATGGTGCGGATGCCGGTTTCAGGTCGTCTATCACATATTTCCCGAAAGAAGATTACGGCTTTATTGTGCTGAGTAACCAGGCGGAATTTGCGCCGGAAAAGAAGGCATTTGACGTGGCGGGAATTTATATGGGTTCTTTGTTTAAAGAAGATAAATCGGTGGCGAAAAAATCTGCTGAAAGTCCGAAAAACGAAAACTATAAATTTGACTCGACCCTTTTCCGGCAATATGCTGGCTCCTATGAGCTCACGGAAGCACCCGGATTTATATTGAATTTCAGGAAAGAGGGCGACCGTTACATGACCCAGGCCACGGGACAGCAAGCGGTTGAAATGTTCCCTTCTTCCGATTCCACTTTTTATCTGAAAGTTGTGGAGGCTTCGATCGTTTTTCACAAGCCGAAAGAGGGTAAGGTGACCAAAATCACCTTACGGCAAAATGGTGAACATCCGGGTAACCGCGTGGAGCCAAAGCAGGATAAGGATATCAGCAAAGCGGATTTTGCAGGACAATATTACAGTCCGGAACTTGAAACCCTTTACACCATCAGTTTCAAAGACGACAAGTTAAAGCTCGTCCATGTGCATCACGGCGAGGTGGATCTGAATGTGGTTAATAAGGACCGCCTGAATGCGCCCTGGTGGTTTGTCCAAAATATTGAAATGGTCCGCGGCAAAGCAGGGGAGATTACCGGGCTTCGCATGACAAACGGACG
- a CDS encoding ABC transporter permease: MIKNYLKIALRVLLKQRLYTSLNIGGLAIGLTTSLLVLLWVKDEMSFNKFHPNYDRIVKVMLNIATESQTTQTYELTAPPVAEAMKREIPGVVNATCSWQNKAVFTYGEKTNEETGLMADRTFLKIFNFPVLNGNAETALSKPNVILITQKFAEKYFGQADPVGKVIRIGNAEHCYIEGVLENVPSNSSLQFDFIRSMPDSMSTASWVEVKAHVFALLEPGVNMKKLRDQMKPITKRHMPEFVTGWSYFPYSLNDWHLRSHFENGIYTGGGRISYVRLFVVVAIFVLIISAINFTNLSIARATGRSKEVGIRKAIGAKKSALVAQFLGESFILTFLAGLISIGLIYAILPFFNDFLDKKITINWLDPSYSVSLLGVLLLTSLLAGFYPSFVLSAFKPVLVLKGAGLGNSAGPAWQRKALIIVQFTITSILMVGTGVVYQQIEFIKNRNPGYDQRDLVRIEARELSQVNRYRQARTTLSEVPGVEAFSSASATFQGTFGRNYVEWMNGQQRERNMFAVISGDHNLTSTLKMKIHSGREFSPLLASDSAGVIINQEAARRMNLADPVGKQIQVNGMEMTITGVVENFHIASVHQMIEPTVILFRPFQTRFFFARINKNDRAATLEQLKDKYESLLPGAIFSYQFVDQEYERMYQSEIQVGTLANWFSAVAIIISCLGLFGLASFSAERRTKEIGIRKVSGASVAEIFVLMNKDFVRLVLLSLLLAAYPAWYMMNLWLEKFAYHTRINEWIFVLCGLGTISIAIITVSYQSMKAALADPVKSLRHE, encoded by the coding sequence ATGATAAAGAATTACTTAAAGATCGCCCTCCGGGTTTTGCTCAAACAACGCCTGTACACGTCTCTAAACATTGGCGGACTAGCCATCGGGCTGACGACCTCGCTGCTGGTTTTGCTTTGGGTCAAAGATGAAATGAGTTTTAACAAATTCCATCCCAATTACGACCGCATTGTGAAGGTTATGCTCAACATTGCGACCGAATCACAGACCACCCAGACCTATGAGCTTACCGCGCCGCCCGTTGCCGAGGCCATGAAACGGGAAATCCCTGGCGTGGTAAATGCCACTTGCTCCTGGCAAAACAAAGCGGTGTTCACATATGGAGAAAAAACAAATGAAGAAACCGGTCTCATGGCGGACCGGACATTTTTGAAAATATTCAACTTCCCCGTTTTAAACGGCAATGCAGAAACTGCGCTGAGCAAGCCAAATGTCATTTTGATCACGCAAAAATTTGCTGAAAAATATTTTGGACAGGCTGATCCTGTCGGGAAAGTGATCCGGATCGGGAATGCCGAACATTGTTATATCGAAGGCGTCCTGGAAAATGTGCCTTCCAACTCATCGCTTCAATTCGACTTCATCCGGTCGATGCCCGATTCGATGAGCACGGCCTCCTGGGTGGAAGTGAAAGCCCATGTGTTTGCGCTTCTGGAACCGGGCGTGAACATGAAAAAGCTTCGGGATCAGATGAAACCCATCACCAAACGCCATATGCCTGAATTTGTCACCGGATGGAGCTATTTCCCATACAGCCTCAACGATTGGCATCTGCGAAGCCACTTCGAAAATGGCATTTACACAGGCGGCGGGCGTATCAGTTACGTGCGGTTGTTTGTCGTAGTGGCCATTTTTGTCCTGATTATCTCTGCCATCAATTTTACAAACCTATCTATTGCTCGGGCAACCGGGCGTTCCAAAGAAGTGGGTATACGCAAAGCAATCGGCGCAAAAAAATCCGCATTGGTCGCACAGTTTCTGGGTGAGTCTTTTATCCTCACATTCCTGGCCGGGCTAATCAGCATAGGCTTGATATATGCCATACTGCCATTTTTTAATGATTTTCTGGACAAAAAAATCACCATCAACTGGCTGGACCCCTCCTACTCCGTGAGCCTGCTCGGCGTGCTGTTGCTTACCAGCTTACTGGCTGGATTTTATCCGTCGTTCGTGCTGTCGGCGTTCAAGCCGGTTCTGGTGTTGAAAGGCGCTGGTCTGGGAAATTCAGCAGGCCCCGCATGGCAGCGCAAGGCGCTTATCATAGTGCAGTTTACTATTACGAGCATTCTGATGGTAGGCACAGGCGTTGTATATCAGCAAATTGAATTTATCAAAAACCGTAATCCAGGCTACGACCAGCGCGATCTGGTCCGGATAGAAGCCAGGGAACTGTCCCAAGTAAACCGTTACAGACAGGCGCGGACAACATTATCCGAAGTGCCGGGCGTGGAAGCATTTTCCAGCGCGAGCGCCACTTTTCAGGGAACATTCGGGCGCAACTATGTGGAATGGATGAATGGCCAGCAGCGGGAAAGGAATATGTTCGCAGTCATCAGCGGGGATCATAATCTGACATCAACACTGAAAATGAAAATCCATTCGGGCCGGGAATTTTCCCCGTTGCTGGCTTCGGACAGTGCCGGCGTGATCATTAACCAGGAAGCAGCCCGCAGAATGAACCTGGCAGACCCGGTTGGCAAGCAAATCCAGGTAAACGGAATGGAAATGACCATTACGGGCGTAGTTGAAAACTTCCATATCGCGTCCGTTCACCAGATGATCGAGCCCACAGTAATCTTGTTCCGACCATTCCAAACCCGCTTTTTCTTTGCCAGGATTAATAAAAATGACAGAGCTGCCACTTTGGAACAGCTTAAAGATAAATACGAATCGCTGCTTCCCGGCGCTATTTTCAGTTACCAGTTTGTGGATCAGGAATACGAGCGCATGTATCAGAGCGAGATACAGGTGGGGACGTTGGCCAATTGGTTTTCGGCTGTCGCCATCATTATTTCGTGCCTCGGACTTTTTGGCCTTGCATCATTCTCAGCGGAAAGGCGGACCAAAGAAATCGGCATCCGGAAAGTTTCGGGCGCTTCGGTCGCGGAAATTTTTGTATTAATGAACAAGGATTTCGTCAGACTTGTGTTGCTATCCCTGCTCCTGGCTGCCTACCCGGCCTGGTATATGATGAATCTCTGGCTGGAAAAATTCGCCTACCACACGCGCATCAACGAGTGGATTTTCGTCCTGTGCGGCCTCGGCACCATCAGCATTGCCATCATTACAGTTAGCTATCAAAGCATGAAAGCAGCGCTCGCCGACCCTGTGAAAAGTTTGCGGCATGAATGA
- a CDS encoding LytR/AlgR family response regulator transcription factor, whose amino-acid sequence MNGSTVPHVRFIAIDDNPLDLLFITEFAKAFPFLQNCGAFSSALEGYEAQQYIKPDLVFLDIEMPGFTGLELLRKIRAEVDMAVFITSHPEFAIDGYELSALDYILKPLTQGRFEATARRIREYALMKHRSEAYEVLFEKDVLMIKEGHNQVKLSQKDIIYLEAMQDYTKIITPQKNYITLSTLTCFMEQLPSDRFMRVHRSYAVSLNQIKELRHSEVVCNNTIIPVGKTYRSAIAKLRL is encoded by the coding sequence ATGAACGGCAGTACGGTCCCGCATGTACGTTTTATTGCAATCGACGATAATCCACTGGATCTTCTTTTTATTACCGAATTCGCGAAAGCATTCCCGTTCCTGCAAAACTGCGGCGCTTTTTCGAGCGCGTTGGAAGGTTATGAAGCGCAGCAATACATTAAGCCGGATCTGGTTTTTCTGGACATTGAAATGCCCGGGTTCACCGGGCTTGAATTATTGCGCAAGATCCGGGCCGAGGTGGATATGGCCGTTTTCATCACGTCACATCCCGAATTTGCAATTGACGGGTATGAACTGTCCGCCCTGGACTACATTCTGAAACCGCTTACCCAGGGGCGGTTCGAAGCAACTGCGCGCAGAATCCGGGAATACGCGCTGATGAAGCACCGTTCCGAGGCTTACGAAGTGCTTTTCGAGAAAGATGTGCTCATGATCAAAGAAGGCCATAACCAGGTAAAATTGTCGCAAAAGGACATTATTTATCTGGAAGCCATGCAGGATTATACCAAAATCATCACACCGCAAAAAAACTACATTACATTATCCACGCTCACCTGCTTCATGGAGCAGCTTCCCTCCGACCGCTTCATGCGCGTGCACCGGAGTTATGCCGTTTCATTAAATCAGATCAAAGAATTGCGGCATTCGGAAGTGGTCTGCAACAACACCATTATCCCAGTTGGAAAGACTTATCGATCAGCCATTGCAAAGCTCAGACTTTGA
- a CDS encoding tetratricopeptide repeat-containing sensor histidine kinase yields the protein MKKFLLILLVSTALLSNIYAQSLPDLSGYKTTKDKLEALADLCDTLALAEDVEREKVVSKYALKLAPGNDWYYRSIFHYNLGFAYESADPDSSIYFHEQSLADARRGKLPIRILTVLQRLLFSYYNTPGHTHKSDNALREMLASIDTTKNENSKASLYATIGNYYSVKGQYNTQIQYLLKGIAIKKKLIEQGVTKDREDVVVDLMSLSEIYIQMAQGEKGLYYGKEARKYIVAYKPYLNHHYKDMTDVYILLKQPGMAKIYYDSLAGMITPDNQNSGRRSNKIAADLTFADYYMSNKQLDSAAIFIKRANDLAPKWAGEFLMSQVNYMTGELYMAQKQYAKALPLLKAAEPNSTGLGLEIHAFLLQSLARCYAATGQWQQAYAYYDKYAPIRDSLYLESSRKSIADAEAQYQNKDKQQQIEMKNIQIDKAQKQRIWLISGLALLALSLVLLGIIYRNKRKNAAILDQKNKELAKLIAELEEANHTKAKLFSIISHDLRSPISQVYQFLKLQQLNPKLLSDLQKAELSEKIQTATGSLLETMEDLLLWSKTQMNQFKADIQPVDVSLIASQSLKLLRLNIDSKNLRVENNVPSGTMAQTDPYYLQAIIRNLLQNAVKASDENGLIRLGINGNENRLTFFIENGGKAFSEEDYQRILAQKDAGKGLSGLGLKLVDELSLKTGLRIEFQNPAESVTLSQVTFQM from the coding sequence ATGAAAAAATTTCTACTGATTCTATTAGTTTCAACCGCCTTACTTTCAAACATTTACGCCCAGTCGCTCCCCGACTTGTCTGGCTACAAAACCACAAAAGACAAGCTCGAAGCACTGGCTGACCTTTGCGATACACTGGCCCTCGCCGAGGATGTTGAACGTGAAAAAGTGGTTTCCAAATACGCATTAAAACTGGCGCCCGGCAACGATTGGTATTACCGTTCCATATTCCATTACAATCTGGGCTTCGCTTATGAAAGCGCCGATCCCGACAGCTCCATTTACTTCCACGAGCAATCTCTCGCAGACGCACGCAGGGGAAAGTTGCCGATCCGCATTCTCACTGTCCTGCAACGGCTCTTATTTTCGTACTATAATACGCCGGGGCACACCCACAAAAGCGACAATGCGCTCCGGGAAATGCTGGCCAGTATTGATACTACCAAAAATGAGAACAGCAAAGCCTCCCTGTATGCCACAATTGGGAATTATTATTCTGTAAAGGGACAATACAACACGCAGATACAGTATTTGCTGAAAGGCATCGCCATTAAAAAGAAGCTGATAGAGCAAGGTGTGACCAAAGACCGTGAAGATGTGGTAGTAGATCTGATGAGCCTTTCGGAAATCTATATCCAAATGGCGCAGGGTGAAAAAGGTCTGTACTATGGCAAGGAAGCACGAAAATACATTGTGGCTTACAAACCGTATCTCAATCACCATTACAAAGACATGACGGATGTTTACATTCTGCTGAAACAACCGGGTATGGCAAAAATTTACTACGACAGTCTGGCCGGAATGATCACGCCCGACAACCAGAATTCGGGCCGACGCTCCAATAAAATAGCAGCAGACCTCACTTTTGCAGACTATTATATGTCTAACAAGCAGCTGGATAGCGCAGCGATTTTTATCAAACGTGCCAATGATCTCGCACCCAAATGGGCAGGTGAATTCCTAATGTCGCAGGTGAACTATATGACCGGGGAATTGTATATGGCGCAAAAGCAGTATGCGAAAGCCCTACCATTGTTAAAGGCAGCCGAACCGAACAGCACCGGCCTCGGCCTCGAAATTCATGCTTTTCTTTTACAATCCCTGGCCAGATGTTACGCTGCAACCGGTCAGTGGCAGCAAGCGTATGCCTATTATGATAAATATGCACCCATCCGTGATTCGCTGTATCTGGAATCGTCCAGGAAAAGCATTGCGGACGCGGAAGCGCAATACCAGAACAAAGACAAGCAGCAGCAGATCGAGATGAAAAACATTCAGATCGATAAAGCGCAAAAGCAGCGGATCTGGCTTATTTCCGGGCTCGCATTGCTAGCCTTATCATTGGTGTTGCTAGGCATTATTTACAGGAATAAAAGGAAAAATGCAGCAATTTTAGATCAAAAAAACAAAGAACTCGCCAAGCTGATCGCAGAGTTGGAAGAGGCCAATCATACGAAAGCCAAACTTTTCAGCATTATCAGCCACGACCTGCGTTCACCGATCAGCCAGGTTTACCAGTTTTTGAAATTGCAGCAACTGAACCCTAAACTGCTTTCTGACCTGCAAAAGGCCGAATTGAGCGAAAAAATCCAGACCGCCACAGGATCTTTACTGGAAACAATGGAAGATCTGCTGCTTTGGTCCAAAACTCAGATGAACCAGTTCAAGGCTGATATCCAGCCTGTTGACGTTTCCCTCATCGCTTCACAAAGCTTGAAGTTGCTGCGACTGAACATTGATTCCAAAAACCTGCGCGTCGAAAACAATGTTCCATCCGGGACAATGGCGCAAACCGATCCTTACTACTTACAGGCCATTATCCGTAACCTGCTTCAAAATGCAGTGAAAGCATCTGACGAAAACGGTTTGATCCGGCTTGGCATCAATGGCAACGAAAACCGGCTTACCTTTTTCATCGAAAACGGCGGAAAAGCATTCAGTGAGGAAGATTACCAGCGTATCCTCGCCCAAAAAGATGCCGGAAAAGGCCTTTCAGGTCTGGGATTGAAACTCGTAGACGAATTATCCCTGAAAACCGGACTTAGGATCGAATTCCAAAATCCTGCCGAATCGGTGACGCTAAGCCAGGTAACATTTCAGATGTAA
- a CDS encoding sensor histidine kinase, producing the protein MRPRFFSKYEWWYHLAIMPVFCAVGNYYFIGTVYFREFPVFVKATLLVLALYWFSIVMLTLVVRWIISRFPHVDETRPRLLAMLLAVGTLTMGLAAFDVWAYSVTPGLEVQFTWQNIWPIMILGGFFDIFLCSMLGLFYSLEQWKKNQTESEKLERESLQHQFDALKGQVNPHFLFNSLNTLSALIGDDQDKAEEFVEDLAKIYRYILQASKTELVPVQAEFTFLHTYARLLGARYGESLHIIEPEPYAGELLVPPLVLQVLIDNAIKFNTMSKAKPLTIETGIAFSQRLMVRNNIQNKVRTMATEQGGLTGLRVKYHALSNRELRVDETDEHFTVTVPLLSARVRA; encoded by the coding sequence GTGAGGCCGCGTTTTTTTTCGAAATACGAATGGTGGTATCATCTGGCGATTATGCCTGTGTTCTGCGCTGTCGGCAATTATTACTTTATAGGAACAGTCTATTTCCGGGAATTTCCGGTCTTCGTGAAAGCGACATTGCTTGTGCTGGCGCTTTACTGGTTTTCGATCGTGATGCTTACCCTTGTGGTCCGCTGGATCATCAGCAGGTTTCCGCATGTGGATGAGACACGGCCGCGCTTGCTGGCCATGTTACTGGCAGTAGGGACGCTTACAATGGGACTTGCTGCTTTTGATGTATGGGCTTACAGCGTTACGCCTGGCCTCGAAGTGCAGTTTACCTGGCAGAATATCTGGCCGATCATGATCCTGGGCGGCTTTTTCGACATTTTTCTGTGTTCCATGCTAGGCCTTTTTTACTCTTTGGAACAATGGAAAAAAAACCAGACGGAGAGTGAAAAGCTGGAAAGGGAATCGCTGCAACACCAGTTTGATGCGCTCAAAGGACAGGTTAACCCGCATTTTTTGTTCAATAGCCTCAATACACTTTCCGCACTGATCGGCGACGACCAGGATAAGGCGGAAGAATTTGTCGAAGATCTGGCCAAAATTTACCGCTACATTTTGCAGGCGTCCAAAACAGAGCTCGTTCCGGTCCAGGCTGAATTCACTTTCCTGCACACCTACGCGCGGCTGCTGGGTGCGCGCTATGGCGAGAGCTTGCACATTATAGAGCCGGAACCTTATGCGGGCGAATTGCTCGTCCCGCCGCTGGTGTTGCAGGTTTTGATTGATAATGCGATCAAATTTAATACAATGAGCAAAGCGAAACCGCTGACTATCGAAACAGGGATTGCATTTAGTCAGCGACTTATGGTCCGGAACAACATTCAGAACAAAGTCAGGACGATGGCGACCGAGCAGGGCGGGCTGACCGGCTTGCGCGTAAAATATCATGCGCTTAGTAACCGCGAGCTGCGCGTGGACGAAACGGACGAGCATTTTACAGTCACCGTTCCATTGCTTTCCGCCCGGGTGCGCGCTTGA
- a CDS encoding sensor histidine kinase — MSGALSPKTRWSYVLTMPVFLLFFNYLMVGPGFYSNWKTFAGSTLLNGSLLTFTFFIQSKISDNIAQRHPRLDQTIRRIFVSIAAHAAISGIFLLLIAWLYIGFGLFGSTLTVQKILTIYLINMGAIMLVMGIQESFNAIGRWKHHEVNRERLMKENVNGQLESLKAQVSPHFLFNTLNSLSTLIAEDPRKAEQFVDEMARVYRYLLQTNHASLDDSDFSQLTTLQKELSFIESYGHLLKTRYGDGMKLYVHVEKHLMNRRIPPLTLQLLVENAVKHNVIRASRPLTIFILSTQDGNLMVRNNLQKKTLTAGAENLESTGVGLVNIITKYKLLNEQQKDISQPVVESNHEFFTVILPLIA; from the coding sequence ATGTCAGGTGCATTGAGCCCCAAAACGCGCTGGTCGTACGTGCTGACGATGCCGGTTTTCCTGCTTTTCTTCAATTATCTCATGGTGGGGCCGGGTTTTTACAGCAATTGGAAAACATTCGCGGGAAGCACATTACTGAATGGTTCGCTACTGACCTTCACGTTTTTTATTCAATCTAAGATCAGTGACAACATTGCGCAGCGCCATCCCCGACTGGACCAGACCATCAGGCGCATTTTCGTATCCATAGCCGCACACGCGGCAATTTCCGGGATTTTTTTGTTGCTGATCGCCTGGTTATACATTGGTTTCGGGCTGTTCGGGTCCACGCTCACCGTCCAGAAGATCCTCACCATTTACCTGATCAATATGGGCGCAATTATGCTGGTTATGGGCATTCAGGAATCTTTTAATGCCATCGGCAGATGGAAACACCATGAAGTGAACCGCGAAAGGCTGATGAAGGAAAATGTTAACGGACAACTGGAAAGTTTGAAAGCACAGGTCAGCCCGCATTTTTTGTTCAATACATTAAATTCATTGTCGACATTAATTGCCGAAGACCCACGGAAGGCCGAGCAGTTTGTGGATGAAATGGCGCGCGTTTACCGTTACTTGCTGCAAACCAATCACGCTTCTCTGGACGACAGCGATTTCAGCCAGCTCACCACATTGCAGAAAGAACTTTCCTTCATTGAATCATACGGACATTTACTAAAAACGCGCTATGGTGACGGAATGAAGCTGTATGTACATGTGGAGAAGCATTTGATGAACCGCAGGATTCCGCCATTAACATTGCAATTGTTGGTTGAGAATGCAGTCAAGCACAATGTGATCCGCGCCAGCCGGCCGCTCACCATTTTCATATTAAGCACTCAGGACGGGAATTTAATGGTGCGTAACAATTTGCAGAAGAAAACATTGACCGCCGGTGCCGAAAACCTGGAATCGACCGGCGTGGGACTCGTCAATATCATTACCAAATATAAGCTTCTCAACGAACAGCAAAAGGACATTTCACAGCCTGTCGTTGAGAGTAATCACGAATTCTTTACCGTAATACTGCCATTAATAGCCTGA
- a CDS encoding LytR/AlgR family response regulator transcription factor: MDALIVEDEDLSVRRLRKLLTETAPDLLISGVTDSIEETVEWLRNNQKAGRADPDLIFLDIELSDGQSFEIFNRVQVTSTIIFTTSYDEYALQAFKLNSIDYLLKPVHRDDLQRSLQKYENMRALPAEDSLEGIKKLLEGFQKTSKKEYRQRFLVKQGQKMLSIEVSEIAYFFTEERYSFFITDNNQKLLVDYTLDELADVLDPTRFFRINRGMMVTHKAVDKIDPYFGSRLALSLRPSHNKEALVSREKVGDFKHWMGK; this comes from the coding sequence ATGGACGCACTAATCGTGGAAGACGAAGACCTGTCGGTCAGAAGATTAAGAAAATTATTGACAGAAACCGCGCCCGACCTGCTCATCAGCGGCGTGACCGACAGCATTGAGGAAACCGTGGAATGGCTGAGAAACAACCAGAAGGCAGGCCGTGCCGATCCGGACCTCATTTTTCTCGACATTGAGTTGTCAGATGGGCAGAGCTTTGAAATATTCAACCGCGTGCAGGTGACCAGCACCATCATTTTCACAACCTCCTACGATGAATATGCATTACAGGCTTTCAAACTCAACAGCATTGACTACCTGCTGAAACCCGTACACCGCGACGATTTGCAGCGGAGCCTGCAGAAATATGAAAACATGCGTGCATTACCAGCCGAAGACTCACTCGAAGGAATAAAGAAATTGCTGGAAGGATTTCAGAAAACGAGCAAGAAAGAATACCGGCAACGGTTTTTGGTAAAACAAGGTCAGAAAATGCTGTCCATCGAGGTGAGCGAGATCGCCTATTTCTTCACCGAAGAACGTTACAGCTTCTTTATAACGGACAACAACCAGAAATTGCTGGTGGATTATACCCTGGATGAGCTCGCCGACGTGCTGGATCCCACTCGTTTTTTCCGGATTAACCGCGGGATGATGGTGACGCACAAAGCGGTTGACAAAATCGATCCATATTTTGGAAGCCGTCTTGCGCTGAGCCTGCGACCGTCGCATAATAAGGAAGCGCTGGTAAGCCGTGAAAAAGTGGGTGATTTTAAACATTGGATGGGAAAATAG